A window of Infirmifilum lucidum contains these coding sequences:
- a CDS encoding DUF1611 domain-containing protein, whose protein sequence is METDKALILAEGLYNSTDGKTAHGLVRKSLRYKIAGVIDSTLAGHDAGEVLDGRPRGIKIYASLEEALEEHPDTKCLIIGVATPGGKLPDLYREIVKRAILRGLNIVNGLHEFLSDDPELSSLARQVGVEIIDVRKIYYNMRIFYTGRIKEVKALKVVVIGTDSAIGKRTVAHMVTDELNARGVKAVFVGTGQTAWMQGAKYVFVLDSVINDFVPGVLEDVVWRAYVEEKPKVIVVPGQGSLLHPVFPGSYEILNLLKPEVVILQHAPGRKTLDGFPEYPVPPLEKYLKLIEIITDRRVFAITINTENLSPDEAREAARELEAEYGIPVVIPLLESVGRIVDLMLESFPELGGGRRKALSVLTR, encoded by the coding sequence ATGGAGACGGATAAAGCACTGATTCTCGCCGAGGGCCTCTACAACTCAACAGACGGGAAGACTGCTCACGGCCTCGTGAGAAAGAGCCTGCGCTACAAGATAGCAGGCGTGATCGACAGCACGCTAGCCGGGCACGACGCAGGCGAAGTCCTCGACGGCAGGCCGCGGGGGATAAAGATATACGCGAGCCTCGAGGAAGCCCTAGAGGAACACCCGGACACAAAGTGCTTAATAATCGGCGTCGCGACACCTGGCGGCAAGCTTCCAGACCTATACCGGGAGATCGTCAAGAGAGCTATTCTCCGAGGCCTCAACATCGTGAACGGCCTCCACGAGTTCCTGAGCGACGACCCCGAGTTAAGCTCCCTGGCCAGGCAAGTAGGAGTCGAGATCATTGACGTCAGGAAGATATACTACAACATGAGGATCTTCTACACGGGCAGGATAAAGGAGGTGAAGGCGCTTAAAGTGGTTGTAATCGGCACAGACTCTGCTATTGGGAAGCGTACAGTAGCCCACATGGTAACGGACGAGCTCAACGCGAGGGGCGTAAAAGCGGTCTTCGTGGGGACAGGCCAGACGGCATGGATGCAGGGTGCAAAGTACGTCTTCGTCCTCGACTCTGTAATAAACGACTTTGTGCCAGGCGTACTGGAGGACGTTGTCTGGAGAGCCTATGTAGAGGAGAAGCCTAAAGTCATAGTCGTACCCGGGCAAGGCTCGCTACTTCACCCCGTCTTTCCGGGGAGCTACGAGATACTGAACTTACTAAAGCCCGAAGTTGTCATACTACAGCACGCTCCAGGCAGGAAGACGCTAGACGGCTTCCCCGAGTACCCCGTGCCACCCCTGGAAAAGTACCTCAAACTAATCGAGATAATAACTGATAGACGCGTCTTCGCGATAACAATCAATACTGAAAACTTATCGCCCGACGAGGCTAGAGAGGCTGCGAGAGAGCTTGAGGCAGAGTACGGCATCCCCGTAGTCATACCACTACTCGAGAGCGTGGGGCGAATAGTCGACCTCATGCTTGAGAGCTTCCCGGAACTGGGTGGCGGCCGACGAAAAGCCTTAAGTGTTTTGACAAGATAG